The following coding sequences lie in one Lysobacter capsici genomic window:
- the cutA gene encoding divalent-cation tolerance protein CutA: MPPTDPAPLPRLIFSTCPDEATADAIALALVEDGLAACVSRWPGVRSTYRWQGRVEHATEVQLMIKTRPDRVGAVLERIQTLHPYELPEALVVEVRDGLDPYLHWIAEQTRER, translated from the coding sequence ATGCCCCCGACCGACCCCGCGCCCCTGCCCCGGCTGATCTTCAGCACCTGCCCCGACGAGGCCACGGCCGACGCGATCGCGCTGGCGCTGGTCGAGGACGGCCTGGCCGCCTGCGTCAGCCGCTGGCCCGGGGTGCGTTCGACCTACCGCTGGCAGGGCCGGGTCGAGCACGCCACCGAAGTCCAGTTGATGATCAAGACCCGACCCGACCGGGTCGGCGCGGTGCTCGAACGCATCCAAACGCTGCATCCGTATGAACTGCCGGAAGCCTTGGTGGTCGAAGTCCGCGACGGCCTCGATCCGTATCTGCACTGGATCGCCGAACAGACCCGAGAACGATGA
- a CDS encoding TetR/AcrR family transcriptional regulator, with product MPFFRPRDLLLVNSSPNAPTNPMHGESPQPAGNAPRESRGAKRKRATREKLVEAAFRLMAEHGMDAVAINQITEAADVGFGSFYNHFESKEAIYAAVNEQVFEEFADMLDRLAQDVDDPAEVVAASIRLAVLRARHEPLWGRFLLREGVSLRTLSHGLGVRLLRDIQRGVDNGRFQLVDPLMSFVMAGAGVLGAVAIEVDPDAARSPQAAQFGLDAENVPERIAAIALYNLGLPIDEARQIAQRPLPVMKG from the coding sequence ATGCCCTTTTTCCGCCCTCGCGACCTCCTGCTGGTGAACAGTTCCCCGAACGCCCCCACTAACCCCATGCATGGCGAATCGCCCCAGCCCGCGGGAAACGCGCCACGCGAATCGCGTGGCGCAAAACGCAAGCGAGCCACCCGCGAGAAACTGGTCGAGGCCGCCTTCCGGCTGATGGCCGAGCACGGCATGGATGCGGTGGCGATCAACCAGATCACCGAAGCGGCCGACGTGGGATTCGGCTCGTTCTACAACCACTTCGAGTCGAAGGAGGCGATCTACGCGGCGGTGAACGAGCAGGTGTTCGAGGAATTCGCCGACATGCTCGATCGCCTGGCGCAGGACGTCGACGACCCGGCCGAAGTCGTGGCCGCCAGCATCCGCCTTGCGGTGCTGCGCGCGCGGCACGAACCGCTGTGGGGTCGGTTCCTGCTACGCGAGGGGGTGTCGTTACGCACGCTGTCGCATGGTCTTGGCGTACGGCTGCTGCGCGACATCCAAAGAGGCGTGGACAACGGGCGGTTCCAGCTCGTCGACCCACTCATGAGTTTTGTGATGGCCGGCGCTGGCGTGCTCGGCGCGGTGGCCATTGAAGTCGATCCGGACGCGGCACGATCTCCCCAAGCCGCACAGTTCGGCCTAGACGCAGAAAACGTGCCTGAGCGCATCGCCGCAATCGCCCTGTACAACCTCGGCCTGCCGATCGACGAAGCCAGGCAGATCGCCCAGCGCCCATTGCCGGTGATGAAAGGCTGA
- a CDS encoding VOC family protein, with translation MTELSTPHPARHPSATAKATSLAYLAFERPDFELAQAFLSDFGLRVARRSDDVLYLRGTCDAPYCYRVQKAAKPRFIGMGFTVAQRSDLQALARLPGASAIAPTFHPGGGECVVLVDPSGFRVEVIHGQAPVAPLPHRPAIQLNSPDEPLRINDTQRPPAGPPDVVRLGHVVLEVADYQATSAWYTQHLGLIPSDVQVLPDGSPAVCFFRLDLGDTPADHHTLALAQGFMATYSHSAYEVIDADAVGMGQRLLREKGWMHAWGIGRHILGSQIFDYWQDPWGAKHEHYCDGDLFTADHPTGYHEVSRAAMSQWGQPMPGSFTRPGFTPHAIGQLIRNLIRSPDLSVRKLLTLARLFA, from the coding sequence ATGACCGAACTGTCCACCCCGCATCCAGCCCGGCATCCGTCTGCGACGGCCAAGGCGACCTCGCTGGCCTACCTGGCATTCGAGCGGCCCGACTTTGAGCTCGCACAGGCGTTCCTGAGTGACTTCGGGCTGCGGGTGGCGCGACGCTCGGATGATGTGCTGTACCTGCGTGGCACCTGCGATGCGCCCTACTGCTATCGCGTGCAAAAGGCCGCCAAGCCGCGCTTTATCGGCATGGGGTTCACGGTGGCCCAGCGTTCGGATCTGCAGGCGCTGGCACGATTGCCGGGGGCCAGCGCCATCGCGCCGACATTCCACCCAGGCGGCGGGGAGTGTGTCGTCCTTGTCGATCCATCCGGCTTCCGGGTCGAGGTGATCCACGGGCAAGCGCCGGTTGCGCCGCTGCCGCACCGACCGGCGATCCAGCTCAATTCCCCCGACGAACCGCTGCGCATCAACGACACCCAGCGCCCGCCAGCCGGGCCGCCGGACGTGGTGAGGCTGGGCCATGTGGTGCTGGAAGTCGCCGACTATCAGGCCACCAGCGCCTGGTACACCCAGCATCTGGGCCTGATCCCGAGCGATGTGCAGGTGTTGCCGGACGGCTCACCGGCCGTGTGCTTTTTCCGCCTCGACCTGGGCGACACGCCCGCCGATCACCACACCCTGGCGTTGGCTCAGGGGTTCATGGCGACCTACAGCCACAGCGCCTACGAAGTCATCGACGCCGATGCGGTCGGCATGGGCCAGCGCCTGCTGCGCGAGAAGGGCTGGATGCATGCATGGGGGATCGGCCGGCACATCCTTGGCAGCCAGATCTTCGACTACTGGCAGGACCCCTGGGGGGCCAAGCACGAGCATTACTGCGACGGCGACCTGTTCACCGCCGATCACCCGACCGGTTACCACGAGGTCAGCCGCGCCGCGATGTCGCAATGGGGCCAGCCAATGCCCGGGAGCTTCACCCGGCCCGGCTTCACGCCGCACGCGATCGGCCAGCTGATCCGCAACCTGATCCGCAGCCCGGATCTGAGCGTGCGCAAGCTGCTCACGCTGGCCCGGCTGTTCGCCTGA
- a CDS encoding fumarylacetoacetate hydrolase family protein — MSLNIIRFEHGRRVGWGVIRGSAITPVPGEFATTGDFIAGTSLVELAALHSDTLDLSQVRLLSPVTRNQQFLCQGANYRQHMIESGMDPDAKKYNMIFTKARSCISPADTEVVKPREVRFLDYEIELGLVIGKPIRGAVQVTDDNLHEYVAGAVIVNDYSARDVQIPQTQFYKGKSFRTFGPIGPWLTLLDASSIAALKQLQLTLRVNGEVRQDDTTANLVYGPAETLTELSGVQDFEPGDLLATGTPAGCALSVPSPAKQKLAALLPEKKKWEIFFNVQAKRSQYLKPGDEVEARIRSVDGSVDLGVQRNRIVAEA, encoded by the coding sequence ATGTCCCTCAACATCATCCGCTTCGAACACGGCCGCCGCGTCGGCTGGGGTGTCATCCGCGGCAGCGCGATCACCCCGGTGCCCGGCGAGTTCGCCACCACCGGCGATTTCATCGCCGGCACCAGCTTGGTCGAACTGGCCGCGCTGCACAGCGACACGCTGGATCTGTCGCAGGTCAGGCTGCTCTCGCCGGTGACCCGCAACCAGCAGTTCCTGTGCCAGGGCGCCAACTATCGCCAGCACATGATCGAGTCGGGCATGGATCCGGACGCGAAGAAATACAACATGATTTTCACCAAGGCCCGCAGTTGCATCTCGCCGGCCGACACCGAGGTCGTCAAGCCGCGCGAGGTGCGTTTCCTCGACTACGAGATCGAACTCGGGCTGGTGATCGGCAAGCCGATTCGCGGCGCGGTGCAGGTCACCGACGACAATCTGCACGAGTACGTGGCGGGCGCGGTGATCGTCAACGACTATTCGGCGCGCGACGTCCAGATCCCGCAGACCCAGTTCTACAAGGGCAAGTCGTTTCGCACCTTCGGTCCGATCGGGCCATGGCTGACCCTGCTGGATGCCTCCAGCATCGCGGCGCTCAAGCAGCTCCAACTCACGCTGCGCGTCAATGGCGAAGTGCGCCAGGACGACACCACCGCCAATCTGGTGTACGGCCCGGCCGAGACCCTGACCGAATTGTCCGGCGTGCAGGACTTCGAGCCCGGCGACCTGTTGGCGACCGGTACCCCGGCCGGTTGTGCGCTGTCGGTGCCTTCGCCGGCCAAGCAGAAGCTGGCGGCGCTGCTGCCAGAGAAGAAGAAGTGGGAGATCTTCTTCAACGTGCAGGCCAAGCGCAGCCAGTACCTCAAGCCCGGCGACGAGGTCGAAGCGCGAATCCGCAGCGTCGATGGCAGCGTCGACCTGGGCGTGCAGCGCAACCGCATCGTGGCGGAGGCCTGA
- a CDS encoding acyl-CoA synthetase: MPGIASLSDIEAAEQHGLPEDLPASTYDAIRRGAALNPDGPALSFFLTTNEHRRPHIWSYRQLLAQIHRTSNFLHRIGVDKDTVVAYVLPNLPETHFVIWGGQASGIVAALNPLLDGPALAELLRACDATVLVTLAPFPGTDLWSKLQRQLASIPSLKHLVLVDLPDHVRGPKRFAARFMQMRETRRLHGRGGLRSAVPASIAIHRFNHAIADERPERLDNGRTFSGDDVSSYFCTGGTTGLPKLAMRCHGNEVANAWSAAQFLGDEIGQDTVVFCGLPLFHVNGVLVTGLLPFSKGAHVILGTPQGYRGEGVVKRFWEIVAHHRINFFSGVPTLYASLLQVPLGPHDLGSLRYGLCGAAPLSVEVFRNFQQHTGLKILEGYGLTEATCISSINPAQGERRIGSIGLRIPCQAMKTVVLGEDGGYLRDCGIDEVGVLAVSGPNVFIGYRVREHNAGLWIDCGDGRRWLNTGDLARQDADGYFWLTGRKKELIIRGGHNIDPSAIEEPLYRHPAVAVAAAVGRPDVHAGELPVAYAQLKPGAAVTEDELLEFLKQHVGERAAMPKHVRIIEAMPLTAVGKLFKPELRHREIRDALGTALREAGIGFRDVSVNDDKTYGLVVSVRLDPGASRAAADQVLGGYPFFYTLD, encoded by the coding sequence ATGCCCGGTATCGCATCGCTGAGCGACATCGAAGCGGCCGAGCAACATGGCTTGCCGGAGGATCTGCCAGCCAGCACTTACGACGCCATCCGTCGCGGTGCGGCACTGAATCCCGATGGGCCGGCCCTGAGCTTCTTTCTGACCACGAACGAGCATCGCCGCCCACACATCTGGAGTTACCGGCAACTGCTCGCGCAGATCCATCGCACCTCCAATTTCCTGCATCGCATCGGTGTGGACAAGGACACGGTGGTCGCCTACGTGCTGCCCAATCTGCCCGAGACCCACTTCGTCATCTGGGGCGGACAGGCCAGCGGCATCGTCGCCGCGCTCAATCCGCTGCTGGATGGGCCGGCGCTGGCCGAGCTGCTGCGCGCTTGCGATGCCACGGTGCTGGTGACCTTGGCGCCGTTCCCGGGTACCGACCTGTGGAGCAAGCTGCAGCGGCAATTGGCGTCGATTCCTTCGTTGAAGCACTTGGTGTTGGTGGATCTGCCCGACCATGTGCGTGGACCGAAGCGTTTCGCGGCGCGCTTCATGCAGATGCGCGAAACCCGGCGCCTGCACGGCCGCGGCGGGCTGCGCAGCGCGGTGCCGGCATCGATCGCCATCCACCGCTTCAACCATGCCATCGCCGACGAGCGGCCCGAGCGACTGGACAACGGCCGCACGTTCTCAGGCGACGACGTTTCCTCGTACTTCTGCACCGGTGGCACCACCGGCCTGCCGAAGCTGGCCATGCGCTGCCATGGCAACGAGGTCGCCAACGCCTGGAGCGCGGCGCAGTTCCTCGGTGACGAGATTGGCCAGGACACCGTCGTGTTCTGTGGCCTGCCGCTGTTCCACGTCAACGGCGTGTTGGTCACCGGGCTGTTGCCGTTCAGCAAGGGCGCGCACGTGATCCTGGGCACGCCGCAGGGCTACCGGGGCGAAGGCGTGGTCAAGCGCTTCTGGGAGATCGTGGCGCACCACCGGATCAACTTTTTCAGCGGCGTGCCGACGCTGTACGCCTCGCTGCTGCAAGTGCCGCTCGGCCCGCACGACCTGGGTTCATTGCGCTACGGCTTATGCGGCGCGGCGCCGTTGTCGGTGGAGGTGTTCCGCAACTTCCAGCAGCACACCGGGCTGAAGATCCTCGAAGGCTACGGTCTGACCGAAGCCACCTGCATCAGCAGCATCAATCCGGCACAGGGCGAGCGACGGATCGGCTCGATCGGTCTGCGTATCCCATGCCAGGCGATGAAGACGGTGGTGCTTGGCGAGGACGGCGGCTACCTGCGCGACTGCGGCATCGACGAAGTCGGCGTGCTGGCGGTATCCGGGCCCAACGTGTTCATCGGCTATCGCGTCCGCGAGCATAACGCAGGGCTGTGGATCGATTGTGGCGACGGCCGTCGCTGGCTCAACACCGGCGACTTGGCGCGACAAGATGCCGATGGCTACTTCTGGCTCACCGGACGCAAGAAGGAATTGATCATCCGCGGGGGCCACAACATCGATCCATCGGCGATCGAGGAGCCGCTGTACCGCCACCCGGCGGTGGCGGTCGCCGCGGCGGTGGGCCGTCCCGACGTGCATGCCGGCGAACTGCCGGTGGCCTATGCCCAGCTCAAGCCAGGCGCGGCCGTCACCGAAGACGAACTGCTCGAATTCTTGAAGCAACACGTCGGCGAGCGCGCCGCCATGCCCAAGCACGTGCGCATCATCGAGGCGATGCCGCTGACTGCGGTCGGCAAGCTTTTCAAGCCGGAACTGCGCCATCGCGAGATCCGCGACGCACTGGGAACCGCGCTGCGCGAGGCCGGCATCGGCTTTCGCGACGTGAGCGTCAACGACGACAAGACCTATGGACTGGTCGTATCCGTGCGACTGGATCCCGGCGCATCGCGCGCGGCCGCCGATCAAGTGCTTGGCGGCTACCCATTCTTCTACACCTTGGACTGA
- a CDS encoding SDR family NAD(P)-dependent oxidoreductase — protein sequence MNVSARAAVVSGGSSGIGKAIVARLHADGWIVYTCGRDRAKLAALEAELPGVRTHVCDVGSRAAVLAFAQAVFAEVPTLQLLVSNAGGSREIDFTREDLSSLDVTAELRNNTEGAINLITEFLPGLRHNDGGAILVVSSGYALAPATRAPVYCASKAALHSLCKSLRLQLAPLRITVTELLPPVVDTPSVAHRKVAKLAPGPVADAAVRGVLAGSEEVRPGKVRCLPFLLRLMPRTSERIVART from the coding sequence ATGAACGTTTCTGCCCGCGCCGCGGTGGTCAGCGGTGGTTCTTCCGGCATAGGAAAAGCGATCGTCGCCCGACTGCACGCCGATGGATGGATCGTGTACACCTGCGGTCGCGACCGCGCCAAGTTGGCCGCGCTCGAGGCCGAACTGCCCGGTGTAAGAACCCATGTTTGCGATGTCGGCAGCCGCGCGGCGGTGCTCGCGTTCGCCCAGGCCGTGTTTGCCGAAGTCCCGACCTTGCAGCTGTTGGTCAGCAATGCGGGCGGTTCGCGCGAGATCGACTTCACTCGCGAGGACTTGTCTTCGCTGGACGTGACCGCGGAACTGCGCAACAACACCGAGGGTGCGATCAACCTGATTACCGAGTTCCTGCCCGGGCTGCGCCACAACGATGGCGGCGCGATTCTTGTGGTGAGCTCCGGTTACGCACTGGCTCCGGCCACGCGCGCGCCGGTCTATTGCGCCTCCAAAGCCGCGCTGCACAGTCTGTGCAAGTCCTTGCGCCTGCAGCTCGCGCCCTTGCGCATCACCGTCACCGAGTTGTTGCCGCCGGTGGTGGACACGCCCTCGGTCGCGCACCGCAAGGTGGCAAAACTCGCGCCCGGTCCGGTCGCCGACGCGGCCGTGCGCGGTGTGCTCGCAGGCTCCGAAGAGGTGCGTCCGGGCAAGGTGCGATGCCTTCCGTTCCTGCTGCGGCTGATGCCGCGCACCTCCGAGCGCATCGTCGCCAGGACCTGA
- a CDS encoding bifunctional 3-(3-hydroxy-phenyl)propionate/3-hydroxycinnamic acid hydroxylase — protein MHDTIATIDEASRVPHEIDVLVVGYGPVGAAVAALLGRHGVRTLVIDKAPDILLAPRAISLDNEALRVLQMAGLDDDAFDKVAIPFVRMHSPLLGQFACINTSGSIDGQPKLVTFYQPDLERALRDQVGMQACVTALTSTEMLDFVDGADGVTATLGLANGSHTTVRARYLVGADGASSQVRNAIGQGYSGRTYAEDWLIVDAQNVPGAFDHIEFLCDFRRPTPHMTAPGGRTRWEFMLQPGETREQMERDDTIARLLAPWSQGRQELTIERKAVYRFHARCCERFSRGRVFLVGDAAHITPPFVGQGLVAGLRDAANLAWKLAWVVQDKAAPAILDSYDRERRPHAKKMIGLAKLMGQMVMPRGRTRATLVHGLMWLVNHTPGLRDFLQELGVKPENRFADGLFVKGRAASRLRRGGQLPQGLVRAASGEVMLSDQILGDGLVLIGFGLPVEERLGAALAERWRQHGGRFVQFCQRGGMVHRSPDVFEDLDNRLVPDAAPHGWCAVVRPDRTVVHDGPIEQAERIASESLALIAGGSPQRSAHLNATPQQASG, from the coding sequence ATGCACGACACGATTGCGACGATCGACGAGGCCTCGCGCGTCCCGCACGAGATTGACGTCCTGGTGGTTGGCTACGGCCCGGTCGGCGCCGCCGTTGCCGCGCTGCTGGGACGGCACGGCGTGCGCACGCTGGTGATCGACAAGGCGCCGGACATCCTGCTGGCGCCCCGCGCCATCTCTCTGGACAACGAAGCCTTGCGTGTCCTGCAGATGGCCGGCCTCGACGACGACGCCTTCGACAAGGTCGCCATTCCGTTCGTGCGCATGCACTCCCCGCTGCTGGGCCAGTTCGCCTGCATCAACACCAGCGGCAGCATCGATGGGCAGCCCAAGCTGGTCACGTTCTATCAGCCGGACCTGGAGCGGGCGCTTCGCGATCAAGTCGGGATGCAAGCTTGCGTCACCGCGCTCACCAGCACCGAAATGCTGGATTTCGTGGACGGAGCCGATGGCGTGACCGCCACGCTCGGACTCGCCAATGGTAGCCACACAACAGTGCGCGCGCGCTATCTGGTCGGCGCCGATGGCGCCAGTTCGCAGGTTCGCAACGCCATCGGGCAGGGCTACAGCGGCCGCACCTATGCCGAGGACTGGTTGATCGTCGATGCGCAGAACGTGCCGGGCGCGTTCGACCACATCGAATTCCTCTGCGACTTCCGTCGGCCCACGCCGCACATGACCGCACCGGGCGGGCGCACCCGCTGGGAGTTCATGCTGCAACCAGGCGAGACACGCGAGCAGATGGAACGCGACGACACCATCGCCCGACTGCTCGCACCCTGGTCGCAGGGCCGGCAAGAGCTCACGATCGAGCGCAAGGCGGTGTATCGCTTCCATGCCCGCTGCTGCGAGCGTTTCAGCCGGGGCCGGGTATTTCTTGTCGGCGACGCCGCGCACATCACGCCGCCGTTCGTCGGTCAGGGCTTGGTCGCGGGCCTGCGCGACGCCGCCAACCTGGCCTGGAAGCTGGCTTGGGTGGTGCAGGACAAAGCGGCGCCGGCGATCCTGGACAGCTACGACCGCGAGCGCCGCCCGCATGCGAAGAAGATGATCGGACTGGCCAAGCTCATGGGCCAGATGGTCATGCCGCGCGGCCGCACCAGGGCGACGCTGGTCCACGGGTTGATGTGGCTGGTCAACCACACGCCCGGGCTGCGCGATTTCCTCCAGGAACTGGGTGTGAAGCCCGAGAATCGTTTCGCGGACGGGCTTTTCGTTAAGGGCCGCGCCGCATCGCGGCTGCGCCGTGGCGGCCAGTTGCCGCAGGGGTTGGTTCGCGCCGCAAGCGGCGAGGTGATGCTCAGCGACCAGATCCTCGGTGACGGGCTGGTGCTGATCGGTTTCGGCTTGCCGGTGGAAGAAAGGCTCGGCGCTGCTCTGGCCGAGCGCTGGCGGCAGCACGGCGGCCGCTTCGTGCAGTTCTGCCAGCGCGGCGGAATGGTGCATCGAAGTCCCGATGTCTTCGAGGATCTGGACAACCGGCTGGTGCCCGACGCGGCACCGCACGGCTGGTGCGCGGTGGTGCGCCCGGACCGCACCGTGGTGCATGACGGCCCCATCGAGCAGGCCGAGCGCATCGCGAGCGAGTCGCTCGCATTGATCGCGGGAGGCTCACCGCAGCGATCGGCGCATCTCAACGCCACGCCGCAACAAGCGTCCGGCTGA
- a CDS encoding outer membrane protein transport protein: MSFNRYAVFMLATGAALTPGHTRAAAFQLKENSAKTQGRAFAGSASAPGDTALVATNPAGMRLLDGRQFQFGAAGIGFSAEYRGDGGRHAGLGGAGTGMPVSGADGGDAGKVAAIPSAYLHLPFGENDQLHFGASLTVPFGLETEYDRDWVGRYNGTGTKLQAIDAGLALSYDVNPYVSFGVNVFVERLDVKVASDMDLGAVLAGAGVPGFVPGNADAHTRVEGDNTDVGFVLGGLFSLDEDTHIGLTYRSGMQHKISGGSARFDADTPTGAAALGLLRSRGLFVDSAGRATLELPAVATVSVTHRINDKWTVMADLSRTGWSKFDQVVVRLDSGQSLPLDFGYRDTTFGSVGADYRVSDTLTLRGGLAYDQTPTTTAHRDTRVPDATRKLVSLGLTWTPSPKTEYNLGYTHAFASDPKIDLVTDYGSTLAGSYDLQADVLAGSFTYRF; the protein is encoded by the coding sequence ATGTCGTTCAATCGATACGCCGTCTTCATGCTCGCTACCGGCGCTGCACTGACCCCGGGTCACACACGCGCCGCCGCTTTCCAGTTGAAGGAAAACAGCGCCAAAACCCAAGGCCGGGCTTTCGCGGGCAGCGCGAGTGCGCCAGGCGATACCGCCCTCGTGGCGACCAATCCCGCCGGCATGCGCCTGCTCGATGGGCGCCAGTTCCAATTCGGCGCCGCCGGGATCGGCTTCTCGGCTGAATATCGCGGGGACGGTGGTCGCCATGCCGGCTTGGGCGGCGCCGGCACGGGCATGCCTGTTTCCGGCGCCGATGGCGGCGATGCCGGCAAGGTGGCCGCGATTCCGTCTGCCTACCTGCACCTGCCGTTCGGGGAGAACGACCAGTTGCACTTCGGCGCTTCGCTGACGGTTCCCTTCGGCCTGGAGACCGAGTACGACCGCGATTGGGTGGGCCGCTACAACGGCACCGGAACCAAGCTGCAGGCCATCGATGCCGGTTTGGCGTTGTCCTACGACGTCAACCCCTATGTCTCCTTCGGCGTCAACGTGTTCGTCGAACGGCTGGATGTGAAGGTCGCCAGCGATATGGACCTCGGAGCCGTTCTAGCCGGCGCCGGCGTGCCCGGCTTCGTTCCTGGCAACGCCGATGCCCACACGCGCGTCGAGGGCGACAACACCGATGTCGGTTTCGTGCTGGGCGGCTTGTTCAGCCTCGACGAGGACACCCATATCGGTCTGACCTACCGCTCCGGGATGCAGCACAAGATCAGCGGCGGCAGCGCGCGCTTCGACGCCGACACGCCCACTGGCGCCGCAGCGCTGGGACTGCTGCGCTCGCGGGGCCTGTTCGTGGACTCCGCGGGCCGCGCCACGCTTGAGTTGCCCGCGGTCGCCACCGTCAGTGTGACCCATCGCATCAACGACAAATGGACCGTGATGGCCGACCTGTCGCGCACCGGCTGGTCGAAGTTCGACCAGGTGGTGGTGAGGTTGGATTCCGGGCAATCGTTGCCGCTGGACTTCGGGTACCGGGACACGACCTTCGGCTCGGTCGGAGCAGACTACCGAGTGAGCGATACCCTGACCCTGCGTGGCGGCCTGGCTTACGACCAGACCCCCACGACCACGGCCCATCGCGACACACGGGTGCCGGACGCCACGCGCAAACTTGTCTCGCTGGGCCTGACTTGGACGCCGTCGCCGAAAACCGAATACAACCTCGGCTACACCCATGCATTCGCCAGCGATCCGAAGATTGACCTGGTCACGGACTACGGCAGCACGCTGGCAGGCTCTTACGATTTGCAGGCCGATGTCCTCGCGGGTTCGTTCACCTACAGGTTCTGA
- a CDS encoding SH3 domain-containing protein, which produces MPRPDFIATRIALSVTVALLSAVAPARAQSAPAPVAQVACAFGAFVNETDPAGLNVRAGPGAAYRVLGTLPPINVSADDPPLRARVEVRVTAGADGWFRIAGAQDNEALLDAAARPMFKGTGWVSGRKLTVKSQAAVGRQRPDAQSPAVLIPKDGIGFDGDAFVDHGRLVACDGKWAQVEYAIDSELRGNVQIEPAATAGAEAGRVRAWVDRLCAVQETSCDGG; this is translated from the coding sequence ATGCCACGTCCCGATTTCATCGCCACGCGCATCGCACTGTCCGTGACGGTGGCGCTGCTGTCCGCCGTCGCGCCGGCTCGCGCACAATCCGCGCCCGCGCCGGTCGCGCAGGTCGCGTGCGCGTTCGGCGCCTTCGTCAACGAGACCGATCCGGCCGGGCTCAACGTCCGCGCCGGGCCCGGCGCCGCCTATCGCGTGCTCGGCACCTTGCCGCCGATCAACGTCAGCGCCGACGATCCGCCGCTGCGCGCCCGGGTCGAGGTGCGGGTCACTGCGGGCGCCGACGGTTGGTTCCGCATCGCCGGCGCGCAGGACAACGAAGCCTTGCTCGACGCCGCGGCGCGGCCGATGTTCAAGGGCACCGGCTGGGTCAGCGGACGCAAGCTCACGGTGAAGTCGCAGGCCGCTGTCGGCCGGCAACGGCCCGATGCCCAGTCGCCGGCGGTGCTGATCCCGAAAGACGGCATAGGCTTCGACGGCGACGCGTTTGTCGACCACGGCCGCCTCGTCGCCTGCGACGGCAAGTGGGCGCAGGTCGAGTACGCCATCGACAGCGAACTGCGCGGCAACGTGCAGATCGAACCCGCCGCGACCGCCGGCGCCGAAGCGGGCCGGGTCCGCGCCTGGGTCGACCGTCTGTGCGCGGTGCAGGAAACCAGCTGCGACGGCGGCTGA